A region from the Falco rusticolus isolate bFalRus1 chromosome 4, bFalRus1.pri, whole genome shotgun sequence genome encodes:
- the RPL3L gene encoding 60S ribosomal protein L3-like isoform X1, whose protein sequence is MSHRKFSAPRHGHLGFLPHKRSRRHRGKVKTWPKDDPSKPVHLTAFLGYKAGMTHVVREVHRPGLKVSKREEVEAVTIVETPPMVVVGVVGYVETPKGLRNFKTVFAEHISDECRRRFYKNWHKSKKKAFTKYCKKWQDEDGKKQLEKDFAAMKKYCKVIRVIVHTQMKLLPLRQKKAHVMEIQLNGGTVAEKVDWVRERLEKQVSVHNVFSQNEMIDVIGVTKGHGMKGVTSRWHTKKLPRKTHKGLRKVACIGAWHPARVGYSIARAGQKGYHHRTELNKKIYRIGHGIHVEDGKVVKNNASTHYDVTEKTITPLGGFPHYGEVNNDFLMLKGCVVGTKKRVLTLRKSLLVHTSRRAQEAIELKFIDTTSKFGHGCFQTAQEKRAFMGPQKKHLVKGKPSVQEEL, encoded by the exons ATG TCCCACCGCAAGTTCTCTGCTCCCAGGCATGGCCACCTGGGCTTTCTCCCCCATAAGAGAAGCCGTCGCCACCGAGGGAAGGTGAAGACATGGCCTAAGGATGATCCCAGCAAACCAGTCCACCTGACAGCTTTCCTGGGCTACAAAGCTGGCATGACACACGTTGTGCGGGAGGTGCACAGGCCTGGGCTCA AGGTCTCCAAGAGGGAGGAGGTAGAGGCTGTGACAATCGTTGAGACCCCCCcaatggtggtggtgggagtcGTGGGGTATGTAGAAACACCAAAGGGCTTGAGGAATTTCAAGACTGTTTTTGCTGAGCACATCAGCGATGAGTGCCGGCGGCGCTTCTACAAGAACTG gcacaaaagcaagaagaaggCGTTCACCAAGTACTGCAAAAAATGGCAGGATGAGGATggcaaaaagcagctggagaaggattTTGCAGCTATGAAAAAGTACTGCAAGGTCATTCGTGTGATTGTGCACACACAG ATGAAGCTGCTCCCACTGCGGCAGAAGAAGGCCCACGTGATGGAGATCCAGCTGAATGGTGGGACAGTGGCTGAAAAGGTTGACTGGGTTCGTGAGAGGCTGGAGAAGCAGGTCTCTGTGCACAATGTCTTCAGCCAGAATGAGATGATTGATGTCATTGGCGTGACCAAGGGGCATGGGATGAAAG GGGTGACAAGCCGTTGGCACACCAAGAAGCTCCCCAGGAAGACGCACAAGGGCTTGCGCAAAGTTGCCTGCATCGgagcctggcacccagcccgGGTTGGCTACTCCATTGCTCGGGCTGGCCAGAAGGGCTACCACCACCGCACGGAGCTCAACAAGAAG ATTTACCGCATTGGCCATGGGATCCATGTGGAGGATGGCAAAGTGGTGAAGAACAATGCCTCGACACACTACGATGTCACGGAGAAGACCATTACGCCTCTG GGTGGCTTTCCTCACTATGGGGAGGTCAACAACGACTTCCTCATGCTGAAAGGCTGCGTCGTGGGCACAAAGAAGCGTGTGCTCACCCTCCGTAAG TCCCTTCTGGTGCATACAAGCCGCCGGGCTCAGGAAGCCATTGAACTCAAATTTATTGATACTACTTCCAAGTTTGGCCATGGCTGCTTCCAGACAGCTCAGGAGAAGCGGGCTTTCATG GGCCCTCAGAAGAAGCACTTGGTGAAAGGGAAGCCAAGTgtgcaggaggagctgtga
- the RPS2 gene encoding 40S ribosomal protein S2, with protein sequence MADDAGAAGGAGAARGGFRGGFGTGLRGRGRGRGRGRGRGRGARGGKAEDKEWIPVTKLGRLVKDMKIKSLEEIYLFSLPIKESEIIDFFLGSSLKDEVLKIMPVQKQTRAGQRTRFKAFVAIGDYNGHVGLGVKCSKEVATAIRGAIILAKLSIVPVRRGYWGNKIGKPHTVPCKVTGRCGSVLVRLIPAPRGTGIVSAPVPKKLLMMAGIDDCYTSARGCTATLGNFAKATFDAISKTYSYLTPDLWKETVFTKSPYQEFTDHLAKTHTRVSVQRTQAAAVATT encoded by the exons ATGGCGGACGACGCCGGTGCTGCGGGAGGTGCAGGAGCGGCCCGAGGGGGCTTCCGCGGCGGCTTCGGGaccgggctgcggggccgggggcgcggccgcgggcggggccGAGGGCGAGGCCGGGGAGCTCGTGGAGGCAAGGCCGAGGATAAGGAG TGGATTCCTGTCACCAAACTTGGTCGCCTGGTTAAGGATATGAAGATCAAGTCTCTTGAGGAGATCTATCTATTCTCGCTTCCCATCAAG GAGTCGGAGATCATCGATTTCTTCCTGGGGTCTTCTCTGAAAGATGAGGTCTTGAAGATCATGCCTGTCCAGAAACAGACACGTGCTGGTCAGCGTACCAGGTTTAAG GCTTTTGTTGCTATCGGGGACTACAATGGTCACGTTGGTCTTGGTGTTAAATGCTCTAAAGAAGTTGCCACTGCTATTCGTGGGGCAATCATTTTGGCGAAGTTATCCATTGTACCTGTACGACGAGGCTACTGGGGGAACAAGATCGGCAAGCCCCACACCGTGCCGTGCAAG GTCACTGGCCGCTGTGGGTCTGTCCTGGTGCGCCTGATCCCAGCTCCCCGTGGTACAGGGATTGTGTCTGCCCCTGTCCCCAAGAAGCTGCTGATGATGGCTGGTATCGATGACTGCTATACCTCAGCCAGGGGCTGCACCGCCACCCTTGGCAACTTCG CTAAAGCCACCTTCGATGCCATCTCCAAGACCTACAGTTACCTGACTCCCGACCTCTGGAAAGAGACTGTGTTCACCAAGTCTCCTTACCAG gagTTCACTGACCATCTAGCGAAGACTCACACCAGAGTCTCGGTGCAGAGaacccaggcagctgctgtggcaaCAACTTAA
- the NDUFB10 gene encoding NADH dehydrogenase [ubiquinone] 1 beta subcomplex subunit 10, producing the protein MPEDRDWEAYKVPPTRTPVSERTTSVPNPVTFFQTVFNYVVDAPVTFVREWIERQQAKNRYYYYHQKFRRVPDLSECLEGDYLCFFEAEAQWRRDRMVDQEIVEIVRERLGACKQREGPNQFQNCAKEMELLVQVTKAYQDRYGDLGVHGNARTCLMKQKHRMMEERKAQANVSE; encoded by the exons atgccGGAGGACAGGGACTGGGAGGCGTACAAGGTGCCCCCGACCCGCACCCCCGTCTCCGAGAGGACCACCTCGGTGCCCAACCCGGTCACCTTCTTCCAGACCGTCTTCAACTATGTCGTCGATGCGCCAGTCACCTTCGTCCGAG AGTGGATCGAGCGCCAGCAAGCCAAGAACAGGTACTACTATTACCACCAGAAGTTTCGCCGCGTGCCTGACCTGAGTGAGTGTCTGGAGGGCGACTACCTCTGCTTCTTCGAGGCTGAAGCACAGTGGAGGAGGGACAG GATGGTTGATCAAGAAATTGTGGAGATAGTCCGGGAAAGGCTAGGCGCATGCAAGCAGAGGGAAGGACCCAACCAGTTCCAGAACTGCGCCAAGgagatggagctgctggtgcaggtCACCAAGGCCTACCAGGACAGAT ACGGTGATCTTGGTGTCCATGGAAATGCAAGGACATGCCTGATGAAGCAGAAGCACAGGAtgatggaggaaaggaaagcacaagCAAATGTCTCTGAATAG
- the RPL3L gene encoding 60S ribosomal protein L3-like isoform X2, giving the protein MTHVVREVHRPGLKVSKREEVEAVTIVETPPMVVVGVVGYVETPKGLRNFKTVFAEHISDECRRRFYKNWHKSKKKAFTKYCKKWQDEDGKKQLEKDFAAMKKYCKVIRVIVHTQMKLLPLRQKKAHVMEIQLNGGTVAEKVDWVRERLEKQVSVHNVFSQNEMIDVIGVTKGHGMKGVTSRWHTKKLPRKTHKGLRKVACIGAWHPARVGYSIARAGQKGYHHRTELNKKIYRIGHGIHVEDGKVVKNNASTHYDVTEKTITPLGGFPHYGEVNNDFLMLKGCVVGTKKRVLTLRKSLLVHTSRRAQEAIELKFIDTTSKFGHGCFQTAQEKRAFMGPQKKHLVKGKPSVQEEL; this is encoded by the exons ATGACACACGTTGTGCGGGAGGTGCACAGGCCTGGGCTCA AGGTCTCCAAGAGGGAGGAGGTAGAGGCTGTGACAATCGTTGAGACCCCCCcaatggtggtggtgggagtcGTGGGGTATGTAGAAACACCAAAGGGCTTGAGGAATTTCAAGACTGTTTTTGCTGAGCACATCAGCGATGAGTGCCGGCGGCGCTTCTACAAGAACTG gcacaaaagcaagaagaaggCGTTCACCAAGTACTGCAAAAAATGGCAGGATGAGGATggcaaaaagcagctggagaaggattTTGCAGCTATGAAAAAGTACTGCAAGGTCATTCGTGTGATTGTGCACACACAG ATGAAGCTGCTCCCACTGCGGCAGAAGAAGGCCCACGTGATGGAGATCCAGCTGAATGGTGGGACAGTGGCTGAAAAGGTTGACTGGGTTCGTGAGAGGCTGGAGAAGCAGGTCTCTGTGCACAATGTCTTCAGCCAGAATGAGATGATTGATGTCATTGGCGTGACCAAGGGGCATGGGATGAAAG GGGTGACAAGCCGTTGGCACACCAAGAAGCTCCCCAGGAAGACGCACAAGGGCTTGCGCAAAGTTGCCTGCATCGgagcctggcacccagcccgGGTTGGCTACTCCATTGCTCGGGCTGGCCAGAAGGGCTACCACCACCGCACGGAGCTCAACAAGAAG ATTTACCGCATTGGCCATGGGATCCATGTGGAGGATGGCAAAGTGGTGAAGAACAATGCCTCGACACACTACGATGTCACGGAGAAGACCATTACGCCTCTG GGTGGCTTTCCTCACTATGGGGAGGTCAACAACGACTTCCTCATGCTGAAAGGCTGCGTCGTGGGCACAAAGAAGCGTGTGCTCACCCTCCGTAAG TCCCTTCTGGTGCATACAAGCCGCCGGGCTCAGGAAGCCATTGAACTCAAATTTATTGATACTACTTCCAAGTTTGGCCATGGCTGCTTCCAGACAGCTCAGGAGAAGCGGGCTTTCATG GGCCCTCAGAAGAAGCACTTGGTGAAAGGGAAGCCAAGTgtgcaggaggagctgtga
- the TBL3 gene encoding transducin beta-like protein 3, whose amino-acid sequence MEGAASPVRFKSNYAVCRRIEPFYKGGRVQISRDGKFMFCPCGTKLNVIDVDTGALHSLQQDDEEDISSFVLSPDDESLVTGSRALLLKQWNWRENKCVRTWKAVHIAPVASMAFDSTSTLLATGGCDSTIKIWDMIKQYCTHNLKGSSGVVHLVEFHPDVSRLQLFSSSIDYKIRIWDLKSSKCVATLDGHFSAVTSLAFADGNTLVSSGRDKVCMVWDLKTRESKRTVPVYESVEAAVLLPEKGDFSRLGVKKQGLHFVTAGSKGILKVWEVATAACVYTQPVPFELKEEASERSVTQCMLVPARNEIVTVSVEHNIVLYDAQTLQLRKQLAGYNDEVLDVKFLGPTDSHIVVATNSPQLKVFELATSHCQILYGHTETILALDVFRKGLMFVSCAKDKSLRVWRMNKDGRVTCIAQGLGHAHGVAAVSCSRLKENFIVTSSQDCTIKIWNIPESLTSKAKAALISSPEILHAKVTERGHDKDINSVAVSPNDKLIATGSQDRLAKLWSCSDCSLLGVFTGHKRGIWCVQFSPMDQILATSSADGTLKLWGILDFSCLKTFEGHDASVLKIIFVSRGTQLLSSGSDGLLKLWTIKTNECVKTLDGHEDKIWGLHSNKQDDMVVTASSDSCITLWKDVTEIEEKEAQAKQEEQIMKEQELSNLLHEKRYLKALGLAISLDRPHTVLMVVKAILKETDGKKHLEENIIRLRKDQKEAVLTFLVTWNTNSRNCHEAQAVIETLLKHEAPDSLLQYSGIKSAVEALLPYTERHFQRLSRLLQASMFIDFMWQNMRLADAAQQEDRTL is encoded by the exons ATGGAGGGGGCCGCCAGCCCCGTGCGCTTCAAGAGCAA CTACGCCGTGTGCCGGAGAATCGAGCCTTTCTACAAGGGGGGGCGAGTGCAG aTAAGCCGAGATGGAAAATTTATGTTTTGCCCCTGCGGGACCAAGCTGAACGTCATCGATGTGGACACAGGAGCTCTCCACAGCCTCCAGCAG gATGACGAGGAAGATATCAGTTCGTTTGTTCTTAGCCCTGATGATGAG AGCCTCGTGACAGGGAGCCGAGCCCTGTTGCTGAAGCAGTGGAACTGGCGAGAGAACAAGTGTGTCCGCACATGGAAAGCCGTGCACATAGCGCCAGTCGCTAGCATGGCCTTTGACTCTACTTCAACATTGTTAGCCACAG gTGGCTGTGACAGCACCATTAAGATCTGGGATATGATCAAACAGTACTGCACACACAACCTAAAAGGATCTTCAGGAGTTGTACA CCTTGTTGAGTTCCACCCTGATGTCTCCCGTCTGCAACTCTTCTCCTCCTCAATCGACTACAAAATCCGCATCTGGGACCTGAAATCCAGCAAGTGCGTTGCTACGCTGGACGGCCACTTCAGTGCCGTCACCTCGCTGGCGTTTGCAGATGGAAATACGCTCGTCAG TTCTGGCCGTGATAAAGTCTGCATGGTGTGGGACCTGAAAACTAGAGAAAGCAAACGAACCGTCCCTGTCTATGAG AGCGTGGAAGCTGCCGTCTTGTTACCTGAAAAGGGAGATTTCTCTCGACTGGGTGTGAAGAAACAAGGGTTGCATTTTGTcacagctggcagcaaag GCATCCTGAAAGTCTGGGAAGTTGCCACAGCTGCATGCGTGTATACCCAGCCTGTGCCCTTTGAATTGAAGGAGGAGGCGAGCGAGCGCAGTGTCACCCAGTGCATGCTTGTGCCTGCGAGGAATGAGATTGTCACAGTGTCCGTGGAACACAACATTGTTTTATATGATGCTCAAACTCTTCAGCTCAGGAAGCAG CTTGCAGGTTACAACGATGAGGTTCTGGATGTGAAGTTCCTTGGGCCCACTGATTCTCACATTGTTGTGGCTACCAACAGCCCTCAGCTGAAAGTGTTTGAACTGGCAACATCGCACTGCCAGATCCTCTATGGCCACACAG AAACAATTCTTGCTTTGGATGTCTTCAGAAAAGGCCTGATGTTCGTCAGCTGTGCTAAG GACAAAAGCCTTCGAGTCTGGCGGATGAACAAAGATGGAAGGGTGACCTGTATAGCCCAAGGATTGGGTCATGCACATGGGGTAGCTGCTGTCTCTTGCTCGAG actgaaagaaaacttcataGTAACCAGCAGCCAGGACTGCACAATCAAAATCTGGAATATCCCAGAATCCCTCActtccaaagcaaaagcagcctTGATCTCCAGTCCAGAAATCCTTCATGCAAAAGTGACTGAGAGGGGTCATGACAAG GACATAAACAGTGTGGCGGTTTCTCCAAACGACAAGCTGATTGCCACAGGCTCGCAGGATCGGCTGGCCAAGCTGTGGTCCTGTTCTGATTGCTCTTTGCTGGGTGTCTTCACTGGACATAAGCGTGGAATCTGGTGTGTGCAGTTCTCTCCAATGGATCAGATTTTGGCCACCTCTTCGGCAGATGGGACCCTGAAGCTCTGGGGAATCTTGGACTTCAGCTGCCTGAAG accTTTGAGGGTCACGATGCCTCTGTACTGAAGATCATTTTTGTAAGCCGAGGAACACAACTGCTCAGCAG TGGTTCTGATGGTCTCTTAAAACTCTGGACAATTAAAACCAATGAGTGTGTGAAAACGTTAGACGGTCATGAAGATAAAATCTGGGGTCTTCACTCTAACAAACAAGACGATATGGTCGTGACAGCATCCAGTGACTCCTGCATCACGCTGTGGAAG GACGTCACTGAAATTGAAGAGAAAGAAGCGCAAGCTAAACAGGAGGAGCAGATTATGAA AGAGCAAGAGCTTTCCAACCTGCTTCATGAGAAAAGATACCTCAAAGCTTTAGGGTTGGCCATCTCTCTGGATCGTCCGCACACAGTGTTGATGGTGGTCAAAG cCATCCTCAAGGAAACTGATGGGAAGAAGCACTTGGAAGAGAACATCATTCGGCTCCGGAAGGATCAGAAAG AGGCGGTGTTAACGTTCTTGGTGACGTGGAACACGAACTCTCGAAACTGCCACGAGGCCCAAGCTGTCATTGAAACCCTCCTGAAGCACGAAGCACCAGACAGCCTGTTGCAGTACTCGGGCATTAAATCTGCTGTGGAGGCCCTGCTGCCTTACACCG AGCGCCATTTTCAGAGACTGAGCCGACTGCTACAGGCTTCCATGTTCATTGATTTCATGTGGCAAAACATGAGGCTGGCCGATGCAGCCCAGCAGGAAGACAGGACTTTGTGA